The following coding sequences are from one Sphingobium sp. Cam5-1 window:
- the rpsC gene encoding 30S ribosomal protein S3: MGHKSNPIGLRLQINRTWDSRWYAEGADYGRLLLEDLKIRQYIMKNLPQAAISKVVIERPAKLCRVSVYAARPGVIIGKKGADIEKLRKKLGSLTSSDVSLNIVEIRKPEVDSKLVAQGIADQLERRVAFRRAMKRAVQSALRLGAEGIKITCGGRLGGAEIARVEWYREGRVPLHTLRANVDYAEATAHTAYGVCGIKVWIFKGEILGHDPMATDRLMLEAQTSGVRPAR, encoded by the coding sequence ATGGGTCACAAGAGCAATCCGATCGGTCTGCGCCTGCAGATCAACCGCACCTGGGACAGCCGCTGGTATGCCGAAGGCGCCGACTATGGCCGTCTGCTGCTGGAGGATCTGAAGATCCGCCAGTATATCATGAAGAACCTGCCGCAAGCCGCGATCTCCAAGGTCGTGATCGAGCGCCCGGCCAAGCTGTGCCGCGTGTCGGTATATGCCGCTCGTCCCGGTGTGATCATCGGTAAGAAGGGCGCGGACATCGAGAAGCTGCGCAAGAAGCTGGGCAGCCTGACCTCTTCGGACGTCAGCCTGAACATCGTCGAGATTCGCAAGCCGGAAGTCGACTCCAAGCTCGTTGCGCAGGGCATCGCCGACCAGCTGGAACGCCGCGTTGCGTTCCGCCGGGCGATGAAGCGTGCTGTTCAGTCGGCCCTGCGTCTGGGCGCCGAGGGCATCAAGATCACCTGCGGCGGCCGTCTGGGCGGCGCGGAGATCGCGCGCGTCGAATGGTATCGCGAAGGCCGCGTTCCGCTGCACACGCTGCGTGCGAACGTCGACTATGCCGAAGCCACGGCCCACACCGCCTATGGCGTGTGCGGCATCAAGGTCTGGATCTTCAAGGGCGAAATCCTTGGTCACGATCCGATGGCTACCGACCGGCTGATGCTGGAGGCTCAGACCTCCGGCGTGCGCCCGGCGCGCTGA
- the rplP gene encoding 50S ribosomal protein L16 — protein MLQPKKMKFRKTFKGRIKGDAKGGSDLNFGAYGLKALEPERVTARQIEAARRAITRHIRRQGRLWIRVFPDVPVSKKPAEVRQGKGKGSVEYWAARVKPGRILFELDGVPGPLAAEAFSRAAMKLPIKTKVVARLGDTSHLEG, from the coding sequence ATGCTGCAACCGAAAAAAATGAAGTTCCGCAAGACCTTCAAGGGCCGGATCAAGGGCGACGCCAAGGGCGGTTCGGACCTGAATTTTGGCGCCTATGGTCTGAAGGCTCTGGAACCCGAGCGTGTTACCGCGCGTCAGATCGAGGCGGCCCGCCGCGCGATCACCCGGCACATCCGCCGTCAGGGTCGTTTGTGGATCCGCGTGTTCCCCGACGTTCCGGTGTCGAAGAAGCCTGCCGAAGTCCGTCAGGGTAAGGGTAAGGGTTCGGTCGAATATTGGGCGGCTCGCGTCAAGCCGGGTCGTATCCTGTTCGAACTCGACGGCGTTCCCGGCCCGCTCGCAGCAGAGGCATTCTCGCGCGCCGCGATGAAGCTGCCCATCAAGACCAAGGTCGTTGCCCGCCTCGGCGACACCTCGCACCTGGAGGGCTAA
- the rpmC gene encoding 50S ribosomal protein L29 encodes MANVADLKTKTDDELSTELNNLKREQFNLRFQAATNQLEKPSRVKEVRRSIAQIKTLQTERSRSAAK; translated from the coding sequence GTGGCGAACGTTGCCGACCTCAAAACCAAGACGGACGACGAACTGTCGACCGAACTCAACAACCTGAAGCGCGAGCAGTTCAACCTGCGTTTCCAGGCGGCCACCAACCAGCTGGAAAAGCCCAGCCGCGTGAAGGAAGTCCGCCGTTCGATCGCGCAGATCAAGACCCTGCAGACCGAGCGTTCGCGCTCGGCCGCGAAGTAA
- the rpsQ gene encoding 30S ribosomal protein S17 produces MPKRVLTGTVVSDKTDKTVVVRVERKVKHALYGKIIRRSKKYHAHDEGNVYKEGETVRIEETAPISKLKTWKVIERVDTHKSPETAA; encoded by the coding sequence ATGCCCAAGCGCGTGCTGACGGGAACGGTGGTTTCCGACAAGACCGACAAGACGGTGGTGGTTCGCGTGGAGCGCAAGGTTAAGCACGCGCTCTACGGCAAGATCATCCGCCGCTCTAAGAAGTACCATGCCCATGATGAGGGCAATGTTTACAAGGAAGGCGAAACGGTCCGTATCGAAGAGACCGCGCCGATTTCCAAGCTCAAGACCTGGAAGGTCATTGAGCGCGTGGACACCCACAAGTCGCCTGAAACGGCGGCCTGA
- the rplN gene encoding 50S ribosomal protein L14, producing MIQMQSNLDVADNSGAKRVQCIKVLGGSKRRFASVGDIIVVSIKEAAPRGKVKKGDVHRAVIVRTAKDVRRADGSVIRFDGNAAVLINKNEEPIGTRIFGPVVRELRAKKHMKIISLAPEVL from the coding sequence ATGATCCAGATGCAATCCAATCTTGACGTCGCTGACAACAGCGGCGCCAAGCGCGTCCAGTGCATCAAGGTGCTGGGCGGCTCGAAGCGTCGCTTCGCGAGCGTGGGCGACATCATCGTCGTCTCGATCAAGGAAGCTGCGCCTCGTGGCAAGGTGAAGAAGGGTGACGTGCATCGCGCCGTCATTGTGCGCACCGCCAAGGACGTGCGTCGCGCTGATGGCAGCGTGATTCGCTTCGACGGCAACGCCGCCGTGCTCATCAACAAGAACGAGGAGCCGATCGGCACCCGTATCTTTGGCCCGGTCGTTCGCGAACTGCGCGCCAAGAAGCACATGAAGATCATCAGCCTTGCTCCTGAGGTGCTGTAA
- the rplX gene encoding 50S ribosomal protein L24, translating into MSAARIKKGDKVVVLAGKDKGRTGAVLAVLPKDDKVLVEGINVHARHRKPDQANPQGGIERKPAPLHISNVAVADKDGKPTRVRFEDRDGKKVRVAVKSGEVL; encoded by the coding sequence ATGAGTGCTGCTAGAATCAAGAAGGGCGACAAGGTCGTCGTGCTGGCTGGCAAGGACAAGGGCCGTACGGGCGCTGTTTTGGCTGTGCTGCCCAAGGACGACAAGGTCCTGGTGGAAGGCATCAACGTGCATGCGCGTCACCGCAAACCCGACCAGGCAAACCCGCAGGGTGGCATCGAGCGCAAGCCCGCGCCGCTCCACATTTCGAATGTCGCTGTCGCCGACAAGGATGGCAAGCCGACCCGCGTCCGTTTCGAGGACCGCGACGGCAAGAAGGTCCGCGTCGCCGTCAAGTCCGGTGAGGTGCTGTAA
- the rplE gene encoding 50S ribosomal protein L5, with the protein MSDKYIPRSKSLYDAEIAKAMTEKFGYKNVMEVPKIEKITLNMGVGEATQDKKKVTSAAEEMELIAGQKPVITKARKSIAQFKLREGMPIGAKVTLRRERMYEFLDRLINIALPRVRDFRGLNPKSFDGRGNYAFGIKEQIIFPEINYDRIDKVRGMDIIVTTTAKTDEEARELLRLFGFPFPIEEKQAA; encoded by the coding sequence ATGAGCGACAAGTATATTCCGCGCTCGAAGTCGCTCTATGACGCCGAAATCGCCAAGGCGATGACCGAAAAGTTCGGTTACAAGAACGTCATGGAAGTGCCCAAGATCGAGAAGATCACGCTCAATATGGGCGTGGGCGAAGCGACCCAGGACAAGAAGAAGGTCACCTCGGCCGCCGAGGAAATGGAACTGATCGCTGGCCAGAAGCCGGTGATCACCAAGGCCCGTAAGTCGATCGCGCAGTTCAAGCTGCGTGAAGGCATGCCGATCGGGGCCAAGGTCACGCTGCGTCGTGAGCGCATGTACGAGTTTCTTGATCGTCTGATCAACATCGCTCTGCCCCGCGTGCGCGACTTCCGTGGTCTCAATCCGAAGAGCTTTGACGGCCGTGGCAACTATGCTTTCGGCATCAAGGAGCAGATCATCTTCCCGGAGATCAACTATGACCGCATCGACAAGGTGCGCGGCATGGACATCATCGTGACCACCACGGCGAAGACGGACGAGGAAGCGCGCGAACTGCTGCGTCTCTTCGGCTTCCCCTTCCCGATCGAAGAGAAGCAGGCGGCCTGA
- the rpsN gene encoding 30S ribosomal protein S14, producing the protein MAKLSSINKNERRKKLVKKYAGRYAKLKAIANDTAADDSDRLIARLKMAEIPRNGNPTRVRNRCELTGRPRAYYRKFRLCRVQLRDLANKGLIPGVTKSSW; encoded by the coding sequence ATGGCGAAACTGAGTTCGATCAACAAGAATGAGCGCCGCAAGAAGCTGGTCAAGAAATATGCCGGCCGCTATGCGAAGCTCAAGGCGATCGCGAATGATACCGCGGCCGACGACAGCGATCGTCTGATCGCGCGTCTGAAGATGGCGGAGATCCCCCGCAACGGCAACCCGACGCGCGTTCGGAACCGCTGCGAACTGACGGGGCGTCCCCGCGCTTATTACCGCAAATTCCGCCTCTGCCGCGTGCAGCTGCGTGATCTGGCTAACAAAGGCCTGATCCCCGGCGTCACCAAGTCGAGCTGGTAA
- the rpsH gene encoding 30S ribosomal protein S8, with translation MALTDPLGDMLTRIRNGQQAKKDSVVSPASKLRARVLDVLQREGYIRGYSEEALGKHPGLRIELKYFEGQPAIKHVARVSKPGRRVYSGSKELPVVRNGLGITIVSTPRGVLSDAEAREQNVGGEVLAEVF, from the coding sequence ATGGCATTGACCGATCCCCTGGGTGATATGCTCACCCGCATCCGCAACGGGCAGCAGGCGAAGAAGGACAGCGTTGTGTCCCCCGCTTCGAAGCTGCGCGCCCGCGTGCTCGACGTGCTGCAGCGCGAAGGCTATATCCGTGGTTATTCCGAAGAAGCTCTCGGCAAGCACCCGGGCCTGCGCATCGAGCTGAAATATTTCGAGGGCCAGCCCGCGATCAAGCATGTTGCCCGCGTGTCCAAGCCTGGCCGCCGCGTCTATTCGGGTTCCAAGGAACTGCCGGTGGTCCGCAATGGCCTGGGCATCACCATTGTCTCGACGCCTCGCGGCGTTCTGTCCGACGCTGAAGCGCGTGAGCAGAATGTCGGCGGCGAAGTGCTGGCGGAGGTGTTCTGA
- the rplF gene encoding 50S ribosomal protein L6, protein MSRTGKKPVAVPSGVTAAIADGQLSVKGPKGTLAIPLADEVTYSVEDGVIAVKPANDSKRARAFWGLQRTLIANLITGVTEGFSKKLLITGVGYRANAQGKTLKLQLGYSHDVDFAIPEGIEIKTPDNTTVEISGIDKQKVGQVAAEIRRWRKPEPYKGKGIKYAGEFIFRKEGKKK, encoded by the coding sequence ATGAGCCGCACTGGTAAAAAGCCGGTCGCCGTCCCTTCGGGCGTGACCGCGGCCATCGCCGACGGTCAGCTGTCGGTGAAGGGTCCCAAGGGCACGCTGGCGATCCCGTTGGCCGATGAAGTCACCTACAGCGTCGAAGACGGCGTGATCGCGGTGAAGCCTGCCAATGACAGCAAGCGCGCCCGCGCTTTCTGGGGTCTGCAGCGCACGCTGATCGCGAACCTCATCACCGGCGTGACCGAGGGCTTCTCCAAGAAGCTGCTCATCACCGGTGTCGGCTACCGCGCCAATGCGCAGGGCAAGACCCTGAAGCTGCAGCTCGGCTATTCGCACGACGTCGATTTCGCGATCCCGGAAGGTATCGAAATCAAGACCCCGGATAACACCACGGTCGAGATTAGCGGCATTGACAAGCAGAAGGTGGGTCAGGTTGCAGCCGAGATCCGCCGCTGGCGCAAGCCCGAACCCTATAAGGGCAAGGGTATCAAGTACGCTGGCGAGTTCATCTTCCGCAAGGAAGGGAAGAAGAAGTAA
- the rplR gene encoding 50S ribosomal protein L18, whose protein sequence is MAKLSLFARRRRRVRTALKAVSGHKPRLSVHRSGRHIYAQIIDDAQGKTLAAASTLDKEVGSKALGKTGASSEAAAEVGKRVAAAAAAVGVTKVVFDRGGFLFHGRVKALADAAREGGLEF, encoded by the coding sequence ATGGCAAAGCTTTCCCTCTTCGCGCGGCGTCGTCGCCGCGTCCGCACCGCGCTCAAGGCGGTTTCGGGCCACAAGCCCCGCCTCAGCGTCCACCGTTCGGGCCGTCACATCTACGCCCAGATCATCGACGATGCGCAGGGCAAGACCCTGGCCGCAGCGTCGACTTTGGACAAGGAAGTCGGGTCCAAGGCGCTGGGCAAGACCGGCGCCTCTTCCGAAGCCGCTGCCGAAGTTGGCAAGCGCGTCGCTGCTGCTGCGGCCGCCGTCGGCGTCACCAAGGTCGTGTTCGACCGTGGTGGCTTCCTGTTCCATGGCCGCGTCAAGGCGCTGGCCGATGCCGCCCGTGAAGGCGGGCTGGAGTTCTGA
- the rpsE gene encoding 30S ribosomal protein S5 codes for MADENEIQAQPGAPAAVEGGENAPTEGRGPGRGRGRGGDRNRGERGGRGRRDDRRGNRDEEQGEELIEKLVHINRVSKTVKGGKRFGFAALVVVGDGKGRAGFGHGKAREVPEAISKATASAKKAMVRVPLKEGRTLHHDGLGHFGAGKVTVRSAPAGTGIIAGGPMRAVFESLGVADVVTKSNGTSNPYNMIRATFSALGEQTSPKSVAQRRGKKVADLLRRGGASAEVAQADAEAIVE; via the coding sequence ATGGCTGACGAAAACGAAATCCAGGCCCAGCCGGGCGCACCTGCTGCCGTTGAAGGCGGCGAGAATGCACCGACCGAGGGCCGTGGTCCGGGTCGCGGCCGTGGCCGTGGCGGTGATCGCAACCGTGGCGAGCGCGGTGGCCGTGGTCGTCGCGACGACCGTCGCGGCAACCGTGACGAGGAACAGGGCGAAGAACTGATCGAGAAGCTGGTTCACATCAACCGCGTCTCGAAGACCGTGAAGGGCGGTAAGCGCTTCGGCTTCGCGGCGCTAGTTGTCGTAGGTGACGGCAAGGGCCGCGCGGGCTTTGGTCATGGCAAGGCCCGCGAAGTGCCTGAAGCCATCAGCAAGGCGACCGCATCGGCCAAGAAGGCGATGGTTCGCGTTCCGCTGAAGGAAGGCCGCACGCTGCACCATGATGGCCTCGGCCATTTCGGTGCGGGCAAGGTGACGGTTCGTTCGGCTCCGGCCGGTACGGGCATCATCGCCGGTGGTCCGATGCGCGCCGTGTTCGAAAGCCTCGGCGTCGCGGACGTCGTGACGAAGTCGAACGGCACGTCGAACCCGTACAACATGATTCGTGCGACCTTCTCGGCGCTGGGCGAACAGACCAGCCCGAAGTCGGTGGCGCAGCGTCGTGGCAAGAAGGTTGCTGACCTGCTTCGTCGTGGTGGTGCCTCGGCCGAAGTCGCGCAGGCTGATGCCGAAGCGATCGTGGAGTAA
- the rpmD gene encoding 50S ribosomal protein L30 produces the protein MAKIKIKQIGSPIRRPADQKKILIGLGLGKMHRVVELEDTAEVRGAIAKLPHMVAVVEG, from the coding sequence ATGGCGAAGATCAAGATCAAGCAGATCGGCTCACCGATCCGCCGTCCTGCCGACCAGAAGAAGATTCTGATCGGCCTCGGCCTTGGCAAGATGCACCGCGTGGTTGAACTGGAAGACACAGCGGAAGTCCGCGGTGCCATTGCCAAGCTTCCCCATATGGTCGCGGTGGTCGAGGGCTGA
- the rplO gene encoding 50S ribosomal protein L15, protein MTKLNELNDNAGARKGRMRVGRGIGSGKGKTAGRGQKGAKARSGVAINGFEGGQMPLHMRLPKRGFNNIFAKDYAIVNLGAVQKAIDAGKLDANATIDHAALKAAALARGGKDGVRLLAKGELTAKVNLLVAGASKGAVEAVEKAGGKVQVIEVVPAADKAKAKKGTALAAKKAAAKA, encoded by the coding sequence ATGACGAAGCTTAACGAACTCAATGACAATGCCGGTGCCCGTAAGGGCCGGATGCGCGTTGGCCGTGGTATCGGCTCGGGCAAGGGCAAGACCGCCGGTCGCGGCCAGAAGGGTGCGAAGGCGCGCTCGGGCGTTGCGATCAACGGCTTCGAAGGCGGCCAGATGCCGCTCCACATGCGTCTGCCGAAGCGCGGCTTCAACAACATCTTCGCCAAGGATTACGCGATCGTGAACTTGGGCGCGGTGCAGAAGGCGATTGATGCTGGCAAGCTTGATGCCAATGCGACCATCGACCATGCGGCGCTGAAGGCTGCTGCGCTGGCTCGCGGCGGCAAGGACGGCGTCCGTTTGCTTGCCAAGGGCGAACTGACCGCCAAGGTCAACCTGCTGGTCGCCGGTGCCTCGAAGGGTGCTGTCGAGGCGGTCGAGAAGGCTGGCGGCAAGGTCCAGGTGATCGAAGTCGTTCCCGCTGCCGATAAGGCGAAGGCCAAGAAGGGCACGGCCCTGGCTGCCAAGAAGGCCGCGGCCAAGGCGTAA
- the secY gene encoding preprotein translocase subunit SecY, which translates to MASRADQLASNLSLAKFSQATDLKKRLWFTLGALIVFRFLSFVPLPGVDPTALSQLYKQTNGGVLDIFNTFSGGSLSRMSLIALGVMPYITASIVVQLAASLSPQLAAIKKEGESGRKKLNQYTRYGTVGLTAVQGYFIAVGLESFGAQSGVQAVVDPGFLFRIAAVVSLIGGTMFLMWLGEQITSRGIGNGVSLIIMAGIVAQLPVTLSNLFKSGSEGSISGLLIVMVIALAVGLILLICFMERAQRRVLIQYPKRQTRQGLMQADRSHLPLKVNTAGVIPPIFASSLLLMPLTISQFAGRTIAGESRLGDFVLTLNQYLSHGSPVYMGLYGLGIVFFCFFYTAVVFNPEETADNLKRNGGFIPGIRPGKNTENYLDYVLTRITVIGAAYLAIICLVPEFAIARAGIPFYLGGTSLLIVVNVTVDTVTQIQSHLLAHQYGDLIKKAKLKGRLR; encoded by the coding sequence ATGGCATCGAGAGCCGACCAGCTCGCATCCAATCTCAGCCTGGCAAAGTTCAGCCAGGCGACCGACCTCAAGAAGCGCCTATGGTTCACACTGGGCGCATTGATCGTGTTTCGCTTCCTGAGCTTCGTGCCGCTACCGGGCGTCGATCCGACCGCGCTGTCTCAGCTTTACAAGCAGACCAATGGCGGTGTCCTGGACATTTTCAACACTTTCTCCGGTGGGTCGCTCTCGCGCATGAGTCTGATTGCGCTCGGCGTCATGCCTTACATCACGGCCTCGATCGTGGTGCAGCTCGCCGCCAGCCTTTCGCCGCAGCTCGCCGCGATCAAGAAGGAAGGTGAGAGCGGTCGCAAAAAGCTCAACCAGTATACGCGTTACGGCACGGTTGGCCTGACTGCGGTGCAGGGGTATTTCATCGCGGTCGGCCTCGAAAGCTTCGGCGCACAATCGGGCGTGCAAGCAGTGGTCGATCCCGGTTTTCTGTTCCGGATCGCAGCGGTCGTGTCGCTGATCGGGGGCACGATGTTCCTGATGTGGCTGGGTGAACAGATCACGTCGCGCGGTATCGGCAACGGCGTCAGCCTCATAATCATGGCTGGCATCGTTGCTCAGCTTCCGGTCACCCTAAGCAATCTTTTCAAATCGGGCAGCGAGGGATCGATCTCGGGCCTGCTGATCGTGATGGTCATCGCATTGGCGGTCGGCTTGATCCTGCTGATCTGTTTCATGGAGCGCGCGCAGCGCCGCGTGCTGATTCAGTATCCCAAGCGCCAAACTCGTCAGGGATTGATGCAGGCGGATCGCAGCCATCTGCCGCTCAAGGTAAATACCGCCGGCGTTATCCCGCCGATCTTCGCCAGTTCGCTTCTGCTGATGCCACTGACCATTTCCCAGTTCGCGGGTAGAACCATTGCCGGTGAGAGCAGGCTTGGGGATTTCGTACTGACGCTGAACCAATATCTGTCGCACGGCAGCCCGGTTTACATGGGCCTTTACGGCCTGGGGATCGTATTCTTCTGCTTCTTCTACACCGCGGTTGTGTTTAATCCTGAGGAGACGGCGGATAATCTCAAGCGGAATGGCGGGTTTATACCGGGCATCCGTCCCGGCAAGAACACCGAAAATTATCTGGACTATGTGCTGACCCGGATCACGGTGATTGGTGCTGCCTATCTGGCCATCATATGCCTGGTGCCGGAATTTGCCATCGCCCGGGCGGGTATTCCCTTCTATCTGGGCGGGACGAGTCTGCTGATCGTGGTCAATGTCACGGTGGATACCGTGACGCAGATCCAGAGCCATTTGCTGGCTCACCAATATGGCGATCTGATCAAAAAGGCGAAGCTGAAGGGACGTCTTCGCTAA
- a CDS encoding adenylate kinase, with amino-acid sequence MNIILLGPPGAGKGTQASRLVETRGMVQLSTGDMLRAAVKAQTPIGLKAKAVMEAGELVSDEIVSGIIGEALDGLADSTGVIFDGYPRTEAQAHSLDVILADRGRTLDHVIELDVDEDALVERITGRFTCATCGEGYHDSFKQPKVADECDRCHGHEFKRRPDDNEETVRTRMAEYRAKTAPILPIYEARGIVSRVDGMADMDDVTAAIAGILDHAKS; translated from the coding sequence ATGAATATCATTCTGCTGGGTCCTCCAGGAGCAGGGAAGGGCACGCAGGCGAGCCGCCTGGTCGAAACTCGTGGCATGGTTCAGCTGTCGACGGGTGACATGCTGCGGGCGGCGGTAAAGGCGCAGACGCCGATTGGCCTCAAGGCCAAGGCGGTGATGGAGGCGGGTGAACTGGTTTCGGATGAAATCGTTTCCGGCATCATCGGCGAAGCATTGGATGGGTTGGCCGATAGCACTGGCGTGATCTTCGACGGCTATCCGCGCACCGAAGCTCAGGCCCATTCGCTCGACGTCATTCTTGCCGATCGCGGCCGTACATTGGACCATGTTATCGAACTCGACGTCGATGAGGACGCTCTGGTCGAGCGCATCACGGGCCGCTTCACCTGCGCGACCTGTGGTGAGGGCTATCACGATAGCTTCAAGCAGCCCAAGGTCGCTGATGAGTGCGACAGATGCCATGGACATGAGTTCAAGCGCCGTCCCGACGATAATGAAGAAACGGTTCGCACCCGGATGGCGGAATATCGTGCTAAGACCGCCCCCATTCTTCCAATCTATGAGGCGCGAGGGATCGTGTCCCGTGTGGACGGCATGGCTGACATGGACGACGTGACTGCGGCAATCGCGGGCATATTGGATCACGCCAAAAGCTGA
- a CDS encoding acyltransferase family protein has product MDALRGIGALCVLVFHYSTRFHELFPQAAHVPFSFPGGNYRVLLFFTISGFAIFFTLDRIGSVADFAVNRIARLYPAYIVAMLLTLSIEYAAKASQLLVGPSAVLANFTMLQGFAFLPEVDGAYWTLTVEIAFYFCMISIWKWAGLKRLEPMLALWLAVRAIYGLWPDMPERIVMLLVLRYLPFFIIGMLSYRVWSGQRSWRQQSPYAALALLSVASMESWDVALMACILLAGFAALIRGHLQWIASRPLLWIGGISYSFYLIHQHVGFVVMLKMAEQGYSPWLAFFSAFLVALTLGTGINRLVERPAGEAIISWWRRRRGNRLAHAEASSRPI; this is encoded by the coding sequence TTGGATGCTTTGAGAGGCATCGGTGCGCTGTGTGTGCTGGTTTTTCATTATTCCACGCGCTTCCACGAGCTTTTTCCCCAAGCGGCGCACGTGCCATTCAGCTTTCCCGGAGGCAATTATCGCGTCCTGCTGTTTTTCACGATCTCGGGCTTCGCCATATTCTTCACGCTGGATCGGATCGGTAGCGTCGCCGATTTCGCGGTAAACCGGATCGCCCGGCTTTATCCAGCTTATATCGTCGCGATGTTGCTGACCTTGTCGATCGAATATGCGGCAAAGGCGTCTCAATTGCTGGTAGGTCCCAGCGCGGTCCTGGCTAACTTCACGATGTTGCAGGGGTTCGCGTTTCTCCCTGAAGTAGACGGCGCTTATTGGACATTGACCGTCGAAATCGCCTTTTACTTCTGTATGATATCGATCTGGAAATGGGCTGGATTGAAAAGGCTCGAACCGATGCTGGCATTGTGGCTCGCGGTTCGCGCGATTTATGGGTTATGGCCCGACATGCCCGAACGCATCGTCATGCTTTTGGTACTGCGCTATCTCCCCTTCTTCATCATCGGGATGTTGTCTTACCGTGTCTGGTCTGGTCAGCGGAGCTGGCGGCAACAATCTCCCTATGCCGCCCTTGCACTGCTGTCGGTCGCCTCGATGGAAAGCTGGGACGTCGCGCTGATGGCTTGTATTCTGCTTGCAGGCTTTGCAGCGCTAATCAGAGGGCATCTGCAGTGGATCGCGTCACGTCCACTGCTCTGGATAGGCGGGATCAGCTATTCCTTCTACCTCATCCATCAGCATGTGGGTTTCGTCGTGATGCTGAAAATGGCGGAGCAGGGGTATAGCCCGTGGCTCGCCTTCTTCTCCGCGTTTCTTGTCGCACTAACTTTGGGCACGGGCATCAACAGGCTGGTGGAGCGACCCGCAGGCGAGGCGATAATATCGTGGTGGCGACGGCGGCGTGGAAATAGGCTGGCGCACGCTGAAGCCTCGTCCCGGCCTATTTAA
- a CDS encoding CsgG/HfaB family protein: MLKTVSALVATASMLATPMSAMAQTNMSSSGKTYKDGTTKGASSGRRAQERAQQEIPRCTRRLGTVAIVEPDNQWWRELNLGSPEAILKVFIQQSGCFGIVNRGRAMQSRAMERAMADSGELQAGSNLGRGQVKTADYYLEPDIVSSNRNSGGGGFGAALGGLMGGTFGALAGGLNIKKKEANVTLSIVNARTTEEEALTEGYARKTDIGFGGGGGAGWWGGFAAAGGSGYQNTEIGQVIVLAYLDAYTKLVTQMGGLPANAAAAAPRAQ, encoded by the coding sequence ATGTTGAAGACGGTTTCCGCGCTCGTCGCGACAGCATCGATGCTTGCTACGCCGATGTCTGCGATGGCGCAGACGAATATGAGTTCTTCTGGCAAGACCTATAAGGATGGCACCACCAAAGGCGCCTCCTCGGGCCGCAGAGCGCAAGAGCGCGCTCAGCAGGAGATTCCCCGCTGCACTCGCCGCCTTGGCACTGTCGCGATCGTCGAACCCGACAACCAGTGGTGGCGCGAGTTGAACCTGGGCAGCCCGGAAGCGATCCTCAAGGTGTTCATCCAGCAGTCCGGCTGCTTCGGCATCGTCAACCGCGGCCGCGCCATGCAGAGCCGGGCGATGGAACGCGCCATGGCGGACTCGGGCGAATTGCAGGCTGGATCGAACTTGGGCCGGGGCCAGGTCAAGACAGCCGACTATTATCTGGAGCCTGATATCGTCTCGTCCAACCGCAACTCTGGCGGGGGCGGCTTTGGCGCTGCACTTGGTGGCCTGATGGGCGGCACGTTCGGCGCACTTGCCGGCGGCCTCAACATCAAGAAGAAGGAAGCGAACGTCACGCTTTCCATCGTTAACGCCCGCACGACCGAAGAAGAGGCGCTGACCGAAGGCTATGCGCGCAAGACCGACATCGGCTTCGGCGGCGGCGGCGGTGCCGGTTGGTGGGGCGGCTTTGCTGCCGCCGGTGGGAGCGGCTACCAAAATACCGAGATCGGCCAGGTGATCGTGCTCGCCTATCTGGACGCCTACACCAAGCTGGTCACGCAGATGGGCGGGTTGCCTGCCAACGCGGCAGCAGCAGCCCCCCGCGCGCAGTAA